From one Anoplolepis gracilipes chromosome 10, ASM4749672v1, whole genome shotgun sequence genomic stretch:
- the LOC140670053 gene encoding actin-like protein 6B has protein sequence MSGGVYGGDEVGAIIFDVGHQSLRVGYGGEDTPKAEIPTTLGVWEEPADPNGIDCNNVNRKHYNIDVTAIQVRKKDMEIVSLMKDGMIEDWDMFERLTEYTYKQRLHALAEHHPILMTECPWNTRLKREKLLELMFEKFNVPAMYICKNAVLAAYANGRSTAMVVDSGATHTSAVPVHDGYVITQGIVKSPLGGDFITMQCRQFFEEKDIELLPACLVASKDVVRERDPPRWTRRAGPQPTSSWLSYMVREVLQDFQMNCLQVSDSPYDEDMANTLPMKHYEFPTGYNDDFGSVRLMIPEALFDPSNVKGVGASILGVGPLVTTSVGMCDMDIRPSLYGSVVVTGGNSCLQGFSERLNRDLASKTPPSMRLKIISANSSSERRYGAWIGGSILSSLGSFQQMWLSRQEYEESGKLILERCA, from the exons ATGAGCGGTGGTGTCTACGGCGGTG ACGAGGTAGGTGCTATTATCTTCGACGTCGGACACCAGAGCCTCCGCGTGGGATATGGCGGCGAGGACACGCCGAAAGCCGAGATCCCGACGACCCTCGGGGTGTGGGAGGAACCCGCTGATCCCAACGGGATTGACTGTAACAACGTCAACAGGAAGCATTACAACATCGACGTCACGGCTATCCAAGTGCGAAAGAAgg ATATGGAGATAGTGAGTTTGATGAAGGACGGCATGATTGAGGACTGGGACATGTTTGAACGACTGACCGAATATACGTATAAGCAACGATTACATGCCTTAGCCGAACACCATCCGATCTTGATGACCGAGTGCCCGTGGAACACCAGACTGAAGCGCGAGAAGTTGCTGGAGCTGATGTTCGAGAAGTTCAACGTGCCGGCCATGTACATCTGCAAGAACGCTGTCCTGGCCGCGTACGCCAACGGTAGGTCCACGGCGATGGTCGTGGACAGCGGTGCCACGCATACTAGTGCGGTACCGGTTCACGACGGTTACGTTATCACTCAAGGGATCGTTAAGAGCCCTTTGGGTGGCGACTTTATCACTATGCAATGTAGACAATTTTTCGAGGAGAAGGATATCGAATTGTTGCCGGCTTGTCTTGTCGCTAGCAAAG acGTAGTTCGAGAGAGAGATCCACCACGATGGACCAGACGAGCCGGACCTCAACCAACGTCTTCCTGGCTCAGCTACATGGTTCGAGAGGTGCTGCAAGACTTTCAGATGAACTGTTTGCAAGTATCAGACAGTCCGTATGACGAAGACATGGCAAATACTCTGCCCATGAAGCATTACGAATTTCCGACTGGATACAATGACGATTTCGGATCTGTGAGGCTTATGATACCCGAGGCCCTTTTCGATCCCAGCAACGTTAAAGGTGTGGGTGCGAGTATCCTAGGAGTCGGTCCTCTCGTCACCACGAGTGTCGGAATGTGCGACATGGACATCAGACCG AGTTTGTACGGCAGTGTAGTGGTGACCGGTGGCAACTCGTGTCTTCAGGGTTTCAGCGAGAGACTGAATCGGGACTTGGCTAGCAAGACCCCGCCG AGTATGAGACTGAAAATAATTAGCGCGAACAGCTCGAGCGAGCGTCGTTATGGTGCTTGGATCGGCGGCTCAATCCTCAGCTCCTTGGGCTCGTTCCAGCAAATGTGGCTGTCACGTCAGGAATACGAAGAGTCGGGCAAACTCATTTTGGAAAGATGCGCATAA